Proteins from one Flavobacterium sp. N2038 genomic window:
- a CDS encoding family 2A encapsulin nanocompartment shell protein — translation MAESKQQQTALGDVAARQLAIATRTVPQIGTTSPRWLTHLLHWTPVESGVFRLNKVKNASHIEVDCSARDERVLPNTFVDYIENPREYNLAAVQTIVEVHTRVSDLYSKPYNQISEQLRLAIETIKERQESELINNKDYGLLSNVAPSQIIKTRTGAPTPDDLDELLTKVWKEPGFFLLHPLAIAAFGRECTRRGVPPPTISLFGSQFLTWRGIPLIPSDKLPINKGKSKIILLRTGESRQGVIGLIQPGLQGEQSPGLSVRFMGINEKAIASYLVSLYCSLAILVDDAIAVLEDVEIGKYHEYKY, via the coding sequence ATGGCAGAATCAAAACAACAACAGACCGCATTAGGCGATGTTGCAGCAAGACAGCTCGCAATTGCAACACGTACCGTACCCCAAATAGGAACCACTTCTCCTCGCTGGCTAACACATCTTTTGCACTGGACGCCAGTAGAATCGGGTGTATTTCGCTTAAACAAAGTTAAAAACGCCAGTCATATCGAAGTAGATTGTTCTGCTCGTGACGAAAGAGTTTTACCAAACACTTTTGTTGATTATATCGAAAATCCGAGAGAATATAATCTGGCAGCAGTTCAGACTATTGTAGAAGTTCATACTCGTGTATCTGATTTGTACAGCAAGCCATACAATCAAATCTCAGAACAATTACGTCTGGCCATAGAAACCATCAAAGAGCGTCAGGAAAGCGAATTAATCAACAATAAAGATTATGGTTTATTAAGTAATGTTGCGCCTTCACAAATTATAAAAACACGCACCGGAGCGCCAACTCCAGATGATCTGGATGAATTACTTACTAAAGTTTGGAAAGAACCGGGCTTCTTTTTGCTGCACCCGTTAGCAATTGCTGCTTTCGGCCGCGAATGTACACGTCGCGGTGTTCCGCCTCCGACCATTTCTTTATTTGGCTCTCAGTTTTTGACCTGGAGAGGAATTCCGCTTATTCCATCAGATAAATTACCAATCAATAAAGGAAAATCAAAAATCATTTTATTGCGAACTGGCGAAAGTCGTCAGGGTGTAATTGGATTAATTCAGCCAGGATTACAAGGCGAACAGTCTCCGGGATTATCGGTTCGTTTTATGGGAATTAATGAAAAAGCGATTGCTTCCTATCTGGTTTCGCTTTATTGTTCCTTAGCTATTTTGGTTGATGATGCCATCGCTGTTTTAGAAGATGTCGAAATAGGAAAGTATCATGAGTACAAATACTAA
- the cysK gene encoding cysteine synthase A has translation MKYQNILETIGNTPHIRLNKLFKSHEVWIKLEKSNPGSSIKDRIALAMIEDAERKGLINEETIIIEPTSGNTGIGLSLVAAVKGYKVIVVMPESMSIERRRILNAYGAEFVLTPREKGTSGAVERAKELASTIKNSFLPSQFTNKANVEIHEKTTALEILADFPDGIDYLITGVGTGGHITGVSKILKQHFPNLQTYAVEPALSPVLSGGLPSPHPFQGIGAGFIPEVFNREYVDQILTVDKNESYNFTKKIAKEEGIFAGISTGAALAAISKKLKDIPENAVILTFNYDTGERYLSVDELFD, from the coding sequence ATGAAATATCAAAACATTTTAGAAACAATAGGAAACACTCCTCACATTCGATTAAATAAACTTTTCAAATCACATGAAGTTTGGATTAAACTGGAAAAATCAAATCCGGGATCGAGTATCAAAGACCGAATTGCTTTGGCCATGATCGAAGATGCTGAACGAAAAGGACTTATTAATGAAGAAACCATTATCATTGAACCAACTTCAGGAAATACCGGAATCGGACTTTCATTAGTTGCAGCTGTAAAAGGATACAAAGTAATTGTGGTAATGCCGGAGTCGATGAGCATTGAACGCCGAAGAATCTTAAATGCTTATGGTGCCGAATTCGTTCTAACTCCAAGAGAGAAAGGAACTTCCGGAGCAGTAGAAAGAGCGAAAGAATTGGCTTCAACAATCAAAAATTCGTTTCTTCCATCTCAGTTTACCAATAAAGCAAATGTTGAAATACACGAAAAAACAACGGCCTTAGAAATTTTAGCTGATTTCCCGGATGGTATAGATTATCTCATTACCGGAGTTGGAACCGGCGGACATATTACGGGAGTTTCAAAAATACTAAAACAGCATTTTCCAAATTTACAGACTTATGCTGTAGAGCCTGCTTTATCACCAGTTTTAAGTGGCGGTCTACCCTCTCCTCACCCTTTTCAGGGAATTGGTGCTGGTTTTATTCCGGAAGTTTTTAATCGCGAATATGTGGATCAGATTTTAACTGTGGATAAAAACGAATCTTACAATTTTACCAAAAAAATAGCCAAAGAAGAAGGAATATTTGCCGGAATTTCGACTGGAGCCGCACTTGCTGCCATTTCTAAAAAGCTAAAAGATATTCCGGAGAATGCTGTTATCCTGACTTTTAATTATGACACTGGAGAAAGATATTTGTCTGTAGATGAGCTATTTGATTAA
- the epsC gene encoding serine O-acetyltransferase EpsC, whose translation MSSFYKEIARQHQDLVILPEKKLIHQFIDDLFIILFSNTSKSFESEETIKYKFNLLEKQFDELVLDFSPKSDQKQQTETFFSAIPHLHKKALNDALTIYTKDPAAKSLEEVLYSYPGFFAISVYRFSHQLWQQDLKLLARTISEYAHIKTSIEIHPGAHIGDDFAIDHGTGIVIGETTVIGNNVQIYQGVTLGALSVKKEEAFVKRHPTIEDNVIIYANSTILGGQTTVGKDSIIGGNVWLTYTVPSNSVVYHKNEIKIRDNNPFPAPIFYSI comes from the coding sequence ATGAGTTCATTTTATAAAGAAATAGCAAGACAGCATCAGGATTTAGTAATACTGCCTGAAAAGAAATTAATTCATCAGTTCATTGATGATCTGTTTATTATTTTGTTTTCAAATACCTCAAAATCATTTGAATCAGAAGAAACCATTAAATATAAATTCAATCTACTGGAAAAACAATTTGACGAATTAGTTTTAGATTTTTCACCAAAAAGCGACCAAAAACAACAAACAGAGACCTTTTTTAGTGCGATACCACATTTACATAAAAAAGCATTAAATGATGCGCTGACCATTTATACTAAAGATCCGGCCGCAAAATCTCTGGAAGAAGTACTATACTCTTACCCTGGCTTTTTTGCTATTTCGGTATATCGTTTTTCACATCAGCTATGGCAACAGGATTTAAAGCTTCTTGCGAGAACAATTTCAGAATATGCTCATATTAAAACGAGTATAGAAATTCATCCCGGAGCACATATTGGAGATGATTTTGCAATCGATCACGGCACCGGAATTGTAATTGGCGAAACAACAGTTATTGGCAATAATGTTCAAATTTATCAAGGTGTAACGCTTGGTGCATTGAGTGTAAAAAAAGAAGAAGCATTTGTAAAAAGGCATCCAACAATTGAAGACAATGTGATTATATATGCCAACAGTACCATTCTTGGTGGTCAGACTACTGTTGGAAAAGATTCTATAATTGGCGGAAATGTCTGGCTAACTTATACTGTTCCATCCAATTCTGTTGTATATCATAAAAACGAAATTAAAATCAGAGATAACAATCCTTTTCCGGCTCCCATTTTTTATTCTATTTAA
- a CDS encoding YeiH family protein produces the protein MSTQTKQFNIHEDWTVVILGFIIIGISLFIFLPEVPVFSWSDSTDLKTKVFDFVNLKILLFQFLYLISIGTLGAFLIGKSVKYFLFTFPIVYFLTVIALVIAGNSEIKALNLEAVIFSLIIGLIIGNFFQIPDWFRSALSTEVFVKIGLVLLGTSVIFSDILKAGSLGLFQALIVVLSVWYFAYWLCRKLKVDDELTMMISSAVSICGVSAAIATSGAIKGDSKKLSYVISIVLVTAIPMMIFMPIIAKYFNFPEEVTGAWLGGSIDTSGAVVASGSLVGETALKISTIVKFSQNVLLGLAAFAISVYWTYTHNKSAEAVASKPTLSVIWERFPKFVIGFVLASLLFSFFISSETRDSVKDSLKNLQGIWFALAFTSIGLETNFKDLLANNSRKPLYAFLIAQLFNVIVTLIIAYLLFGK, from the coding sequence ATGTCAACTCAAACCAAACAATTTAATATTCACGAAGATTGGACCGTAGTAATTCTAGGATTCATAATCATCGGTATTTCACTTTTTATCTTTCTTCCGGAAGTTCCCGTTTTCAGCTGGTCAGACAGCACCGATTTGAAAACGAAAGTTTTTGATTTCGTGAACCTGAAAATCCTCTTATTTCAATTTTTATATCTAATTTCTATTGGAACACTAGGTGCTTTCTTAATTGGAAAATCGGTAAAATATTTTCTTTTTACTTTCCCTATCGTTTATTTCTTAACCGTTATCGCCTTAGTCATTGCGGGAAATTCAGAAATAAAAGCACTCAATCTGGAAGCCGTCATTTTCAGTCTGATTATAGGCCTAATAATTGGAAATTTCTTTCAGATTCCCGATTGGTTTCGTTCTGCACTTTCTACTGAAGTTTTTGTAAAAATTGGATTGGTCTTATTAGGAACCAGTGTCATCTTTTCAGATATTCTCAAAGCCGGTTCATTAGGATTATTTCAGGCATTAATTGTGGTTCTGTCTGTTTGGTATTTTGCCTATTGGCTTTGCCGAAAATTAAAAGTTGACGACGAATTAACCATGATGATTTCCAGTGCCGTTTCTATTTGTGGTGTTTCGGCAGCAATTGCAACTTCGGGCGCAATTAAAGGCGATTCTAAAAAACTATCTTATGTAATTTCTATTGTTTTGGTAACCGCAATTCCAATGATGATTTTTATGCCCATCATTGCAAAATATTTCAACTTTCCCGAAGAAGTCACTGGTGCATGGTTAGGTGGCAGTATCGACACTTCTGGAGCAGTTGTGGCATCCGGAAGTTTAGTTGGCGAAACCGCTTTAAAAATCAGTACGATTGTCAAGTTTTCCCAAAATGTTTTATTAGGATTAGCGGCTTTTGCCATTTCCGTTTATTGGACTTATACGCATAATAAGTCGGCGGAAGCTGTAGCATCAAAACCTACTTTAAGTGTTATTTGGGAACGTTTTCCAAAGTTTGTCATTGGTTTCGTTCTGGCTTCTCTCCTATTTTCTTTCTTCATTAGTTCTGAAACGCGAGATTCAGTAAAAGACAGTTTGAAGAATTTACAGGGAATTTGGTTTGCACTGGCTTTTACCAGCATTGGTTTAGAAACTAATTTTAAAGATTTACTTGCTAATAACAGCCGTAAGCCGTTGTATGCTTTCTTGATTGCACAATTATTCAATGTTATTGTTACGTTGATTATTGCTTATTTACTTTTTGGGAAGTAG
- a CDS encoding sulfatase-like hydrolase/transferase encodes MANYKKVTKIVIPFLIILFLLAVFLFWPINTDGTLIKPDEKLAEGKAAFLAQKDSSILEKKPNIIILLADDLGKYDISLYGGKSTPTPQIDSLAASGVTFTDGYVSASICSPSRAGLLTGRYQERFGHEYQPGDRYPKNNLEYYAFKYLINTNSWRLNDKIKYPNEASIATQGLPKSEITFANLAKKQGYSTAIIGKWHLGHNKGFFPLDRGFDYHYGFYQAFSLYTPEDDNPDIINHHHKDFTDKMIWGNGRIGIGQIRRDTTIIHDKTYLTETFAEEAEAFIDKNKNKPFLLYVPFNAPHTPFQVRKKYYDRFPNVKDENKRVYYAMISALDDAIGRIRAKVKKEGLEENTLIIFASDNGGADYTFATTNAPLKGGKFSHFEGGINVPFAISWKGKIKPKTVYKTPVSTLDIFSTIASVTGSGLPKDRVYDGVNLIDVVNNNKEAHKELFWRSGDAKAIRSGDWKLIVSGKTHETWLYDLAKDKSETIDLAAKNPEKVKELQTALQNWEKGLVKPLWPNLTYYEFDFGKQKYFVDL; translated from the coding sequence ATGGCAAACTATAAAAAAGTAACTAAGATTGTTATACCTTTTTTAATTATACTTTTTCTTTTAGCAGTATTTCTTTTCTGGCCCATAAACACGGATGGAACTTTAATAAAACCAGATGAAAAACTAGCTGAAGGAAAAGCTGCATTTCTGGCACAAAAGGATTCTTCAATCTTAGAAAAAAAGCCAAACATCATTATTCTCCTTGCCGATGATTTAGGCAAATATGATATTTCATTGTATGGAGGAAAATCAACTCCAACACCACAAATTGATTCTTTGGCCGCATCCGGAGTTACTTTTACCGATGGTTATGTTTCTGCTTCAATTTGTTCACCATCCCGTGCCGGATTGCTTACCGGACGTTATCAGGAACGTTTTGGACATGAATATCAACCCGGAGATCGATATCCAAAAAATAATCTGGAGTATTATGCTTTTAAGTATTTAATCAATACCAATAGCTGGAGACTGAATGATAAAATCAAATACCCAAATGAAGCATCAATTGCTACTCAGGGTCTGCCAAAATCTGAAATTACGTTTGCCAATTTAGCCAAAAAACAAGGTTACAGCACAGCAATTATCGGGAAATGGCATTTGGGTCACAACAAAGGATTTTTCCCTTTAGATCGTGGTTTCGATTATCATTATGGCTTTTATCAGGCCTTTTCGCTTTATACTCCAGAAGATGATAATCCGGATATTATCAACCACCATCATAAAGATTTTACCGATAAAATGATTTGGGGAAATGGTCGCATTGGAATCGGGCAAATTCGTCGGGATACGACTATTATTCATGATAAAACTTATTTAACCGAAACATTTGCTGAAGAAGCAGAAGCTTTTATCGACAAAAATAAAAACAAACCTTTTTTACTTTATGTTCCATTCAATGCACCTCACACACCATTTCAGGTTCGCAAAAAATATTACGATCGTTTCCCGAATGTAAAAGACGAAAACAAACGTGTGTATTATGCCATGATCAGTGCACTTGATGACGCAATTGGAAGAATTAGAGCAAAAGTTAAAAAAGAAGGTTTAGAAGAAAATACGCTAATCATTTTTGCAAGCGACAACGGTGGTGCCGACTATACTTTTGCAACAACAAATGCTCCATTAAAAGGCGGTAAATTTTCGCATTTTGAAGGCGGTATAAATGTTCCGTTTGCAATTTCCTGGAAGGGAAAAATAAAACCAAAAACTGTATACAAAACGCCTGTAAGTACTTTGGATATTTTTAGTACGATTGCTTCTGTTACAGGTTCGGGCTTGCCAAAAGATCGCGTTTATGATGGAGTTAATCTTATCGACGTTGTCAATAACAATAAAGAAGCTCACAAAGAATTATTCTGGCGCTCCGGCGATGCAAAAGCAATTAGAAGTGGTGATTGGAAACTAATTGTAAGTGGCAAAACGCATGAAACCTGGCTTTATGATTTAGCAAAAGACAAATCTGAAACTATAGATCTTGCTGCAAAAAATCCGGAAAAAGTAAAAGAATTACAAACCGCTCTTCAAAATTGGGAAAAAGGATTGGTGAAACCGCTTTGGCCTAACCTGACTTATTATGAATTCGATTTTGGAAAACAAAAATACTTTGTCGATTTGTAA
- a CDS encoding thioredoxin domain-containing protein, whose product MKNKVLKNSITVIVFLFTIAVFSQNKSENTVNLDSFYTKIQSQKNPQIIDARGPEEFALNHIIGAVNFNLESKDYAKRIAALDKSKPVFTYSIGAGRSVWLADDLLKKGFKEVYSLEGGIANWIGGGKPYFTNSKSKLTLAEYNKIITENSTVLVDIGSIYCGACKKIKPVLETIKTQYGKNLKIVEIDLEDNTQIIADLKTIKVFPTLILYQNGKIILKKEGFENLKNEVDVALASK is encoded by the coding sequence ATGAAAAATAAAGTTTTAAAAAATAGTATAACAGTAATTGTATTTCTATTTACAATTGCTGTTTTTTCGCAAAATAAAAGCGAAAATACAGTCAATTTAGATTCATTTTATACAAAAATCCAAAGCCAAAAAAATCCACAGATTATTGATGCCAGAGGTCCCGAAGAGTTTGCGCTGAATCACATTATTGGTGCTGTAAATTTCAATCTGGAATCAAAAGATTATGCCAAACGAATTGCTGCCTTAGATAAATCAAAACCGGTGTTTACCTATTCTATAGGTGCAGGAAGAAGTGTCTGGCTCGCTGATGATTTATTAAAAAAAGGCTTCAAAGAAGTATATAGTTTAGAAGGCGGAATTGCAAACTGGATTGGGGGTGGAAAACCATATTTTACCAACTCCAAAAGCAAATTAACCCTGGCAGAATACAACAAAATCATTACTGAAAATAGTACCGTTTTAGTCGATATTGGTTCCATTTATTGTGGGGCATGCAAAAAAATAAAACCAGTTTTAGAAACCATCAAAACGCAGTATGGCAAAAATCTTAAAATTGTAGAAATAGATTTAGAAGATAATACACAAATCATTGCCGATTTAAAAACGATTAAAGTTTTCCCAACTTTGATACTTTATCAAAACGGAAAAATCATTCTTAAAAAAGAAGGTTTTGAAAATTTAAAAAATGAGGTTGATGTGGCTTTGGCTTCTAAATAA
- a CDS encoding sterol desaturase family protein: protein MAIVQREKLTRDLLISLFIYSLPVVAIFLYFKLSNNLVSESHISLPAFLEFSKPAFEHIRTWGLTVFMLVLGVIEFTAGLYDDEWTGQERKVDIICFLAPKLLLPPVIAFFSLTALPYLIPDLANTLSWVPFWGGFFLIAIADDLTQYWYHRLHHQVPFLWRFHRTHHSAPYMGMAMASRQNFIYTVFFSQIYLTATLTYLGLGLPALFVLVIKSFITLGAHSSIAWDKPFYKYKVLHPIAWVLERLISTPATHHAHHADTSGDGVGHFKGNFGNMFFIWDVIFGTGLITRKFPESYGTKSYKQEEWYAQFLWPIFKSKKEGSPLADGVLSLPLKVKTVVAEDTHTPILEQV, encoded by the coding sequence ATGGCAATAGTTCAAAGAGAAAAACTGACAAGAGATTTACTAATAAGTCTTTTTATATATTCTTTGCCTGTAGTGGCAATTTTCCTTTACTTTAAATTAAGCAATAATTTGGTAAGTGAATCGCACATTTCATTACCTGCTTTTTTAGAATTTTCAAAACCCGCTTTTGAGCATATCCGCACTTGGGGATTAACTGTTTTTATGCTGGTTTTAGGTGTAATCGAATTTACTGCAGGTTTATACGATGACGAATGGACAGGTCAGGAACGCAAAGTTGATATTATTTGTTTCCTAGCACCAAAATTGCTTTTGCCTCCCGTAATTGCTTTTTTCAGCTTGACTGCTTTACCATATCTAATTCCGGATTTAGCTAACACACTTTCGTGGGTTCCTTTCTGGGGAGGATTTTTCCTGATTGCCATTGCCGATGATTTGACGCAATATTGGTACCATAGACTGCATCATCAAGTTCCGTTTTTATGGCGTTTCCACAGAACACATCACTCGGCTCCATATATGGGAATGGCGATGGCTTCCAGACAAAACTTTATTTATACGGTTTTCTTTTCTCAAATTTATTTGACAGCAACTTTAACCTATTTAGGGTTAGGTTTACCAGCTTTATTTGTTTTGGTAATTAAAAGTTTCATCACATTGGGTGCACACTCAAGTATCGCGTGGGACAAACCTTTTTACAAATACAAAGTTTTGCATCCAATTGCATGGGTTTTAGAACGTCTAATTTCAACTCCGGCAACACATCACGCACATCATGCAGATACAAGCGGAGATGGTGTTGGACACTTTAAAGGTAATTTCGGAAACATGTTTTTCATTTGGGATGTCATTTTCGGAACCGGATTAATCACACGTAAATTCCCGGAATCTTACGGAACAAAATCATACAAACAAGAAGAATGGTACGCACAGTTTTTATGGCCAATATTCAAATCTAAAAAAGAAGGAAGCCCTCTTGCAGATGGTGTATTGTCACTTCCGCTTAAAGTAAAAACAGTTGTTGCCGAAGATACTCATACCCCAATATTAGAACAAGTTTAA
- a CDS encoding arylsulfatase has product MKNFKYNSLIKSPKKGLLITALLVAQLGIAQDKPEEFKGVIGKTLADSKEYWPEPVKAPKGAPNVIWILLDDVGFGASSAFGGLISTPTFDQLANNGLRYTNFHTTAICAPTRAALLTGRNSGRVHVSGFSHTILSAGFPGWDGRIPSDKGTIAEILRENGYNTFAVGKYGVTPDEDATDAGPFDRWPTGKGFDHFYGFLGSQTDQYNPDLVEDQVHVTPDGRHLSELITDKAISYIQKQQKAAPGKPFFLYYAPGAAHAPHQVATKWSDPYRGKFDKGWDAYREEVIANQKKLGVIPANAVLPERNPLITDWKKLSPDQKKVYARFMEVYAGFLTYTDYEVGRVVNYLKESGQLDNTLIFVAIGDNGASKEGTTEGTINQSLFSQGVSEEENLKKNLANIDEIGTPKGLNTNYPLGWAQATNVPFKNWKQDAQSEGGTHNPLIVFYPNGIKDKGGIRNQYSHVTDLLPTTLDIVGVKAPEYIKGIKQDIIQGSSLYASLDNPKAESLHKVQYYYIFGNRAIYKDGWKAGAAHANPFTSVKSGGKNQAPASSNFDTDVWELYNLNEDFNERNNLAAKYPEKLAELKKLFDEQAKENNVYPLIDWQDVITRKIHNTGADKAKTVQDLIKQVTKPGAGTTAAGSTN; this is encoded by the coding sequence ATGAAAAATTTTAAATACAACAGTTTAATCAAAAGTCCTAAAAAAGGGCTTTTGATTACGGCGCTCTTAGTTGCACAATTAGGAATAGCACAAGATAAACCAGAAGAATTTAAAGGTGTTATCGGAAAAACTTTAGCCGATTCTAAAGAATATTGGCCAGAACCGGTAAAAGCTCCTAAAGGCGCACCAAACGTAATTTGGATCTTATTAGACGACGTCGGATTCGGAGCTTCAAGTGCTTTTGGAGGTTTGATCAGCACACCAACTTTTGATCAGTTAGCCAATAATGGTTTACGTTATACTAACTTTCACACAACGGCTATTTGCGCGCCAACTCGTGCGGCTTTACTGACTGGAAGAAATTCAGGAAGAGTACACGTTAGCGGATTTTCACACACGATTTTATCAGCTGGTTTCCCTGGTTGGGACGGAAGAATTCCTTCTGATAAAGGAACAATTGCAGAGATTTTACGTGAAAACGGTTATAACACTTTTGCAGTTGGAAAATATGGTGTAACGCCAGATGAAGATGCTACAGATGCAGGACCATTCGACAGATGGCCAACCGGAAAAGGTTTTGATCATTTCTACGGATTCTTAGGTTCTCAAACCGATCAGTACAATCCTGATTTAGTTGAAGATCAAGTTCACGTTACGCCTGACGGGCGCCACTTAAGTGAATTAATTACAGATAAAGCAATAAGCTATATCCAAAAACAACAAAAAGCGGCTCCGGGAAAACCATTTTTCTTGTACTATGCACCAGGCGCAGCACACGCACCTCATCAGGTTGCTACAAAATGGAGCGATCCTTACAGAGGAAAATTTGATAAAGGCTGGGACGCTTACCGCGAAGAAGTAATCGCAAACCAAAAGAAATTGGGCGTAATTCCAGCAAACGCAGTATTACCAGAACGTAATCCATTAATCACAGATTGGAAAAAACTATCTCCAGATCAAAAGAAAGTTTATGCTAGATTTATGGAAGTTTACGCTGGATTCCTAACGTATACAGATTATGAAGTAGGAAGAGTTGTGAATTATCTAAAAGAAAGCGGACAACTGGACAACACTTTAATTTTTGTAGCTATTGGCGATAATGGAGCAAGTAAAGAAGGAACTACCGAAGGAACAATCAACCAAAGTTTGTTTTCTCAAGGAGTATCTGAAGAGGAAAATCTAAAGAAAAACTTAGCAAATATTGACGAAATTGGAACTCCAAAAGGTCTAAACACAAATTATCCTTTAGGATGGGCTCAAGCAACAAATGTTCCGTTCAAAAACTGGAAACAAGATGCACAATCTGAAGGTGGAACTCATAATCCATTAATTGTTTTTTATCCAAACGGAATTAAAGACAAAGGTGGCATCAGAAATCAATACAGCCATGTTACCGATTTGCTTCCAACAACTTTAGACATTGTAGGAGTTAAAGCACCGGAATATATCAAAGGTATTAAACAGGATATTATTCAGGGTTCGTCTTTGTATGCTTCTCTTGATAATCCAAAAGCAGAATCATTGCACAAAGTTCAATACTATTACATCTTTGGAAACAGAGCCATTTATAAAGATGGATGGAAAGCCGGAGCAGCACATGCGAATCCGTTTACATCGGTGAAATCTGGCGGAAAAAATCAGGCACCTGCATCAAGCAATTTTGATACTGATGTTTGGGAATTATATAACCTGAACGAGGATTTTAACGAGCGTAACAATTTGGCAGCAAAATATCCTGAAAAACTAGCCGAACTAAAAAAACTGTTTGATGAACAAGCTAAAGAAAATAACGTTTATCCGTTAATTGACTGGCAGGATGTAATAACCAGAAAAATACACAATACTGGTGCCGACAAAGCCAAAACTGTTCAGGATTTAATTAAACAAGTTACAAAACCAGGCGCGGGTACAACTGCTGCCGGAAGTACTAACTAA